In Sphingobacterium thalpophilum, a genomic segment contains:
- a CDS encoding hydrogenase maturation nickel metallochaperone HypA: protein MHELSIVKDIFDTLTSYYEARVDDIQKIQVTAGLLSNVQPVLIQNAFDAFIAENTQYQDMEMEVVVNDIIAYCEHCQKNFPVHFHRFVCDCGQASSTIVQGNELYISKVIFKQD from the coding sequence ATGCACGAGCTAAGTATAGTAAAGGATATTTTTGATACGTTGACCTCGTATTATGAGGCTAGGGTAGATGATATTCAAAAAATTCAGGTCACAGCAGGATTGTTATCCAACGTCCAGCCTGTATTGATCCAAAATGCATTTGATGCTTTTATTGCTGAAAATACGCAATACCAAGATATGGAAATGGAAGTCGTTGTAAACGATATCATTGCATATTGTGAACATTGTCAGAAAAATTTTCCGGTTCATTTTCATCGATTTGTATGTGATTGCGGACAGGCTTCTAGTACAATTGTTCAAGGGAATGAACTCTATATATCAAAAGTAATTTTTAAACAAGACTAA
- the hypB gene encoding hydrogenase nickel incorporation protein HypB: MSDNTSNPKSLGNRVGSVQCENTTLHLLKANDFVAKAIRDRLKDVCVINVCSSPGSGKTTLMQETGKRLAKDLNIAVLVGDPETERDAVRMREVGINALQIVTGGMCHIEAQMILQALDHIDIEGIDLLFIENVGNLLCPSAFDLGEDYRVTLLATTEGDDKPKKYPRMFLTSELMLVSKADLLPYVPFSVDAVTKDAREVNPNLEVITISTLNGDGLDTWCDWLKERVQAKKDQYKALEVK; the protein is encoded by the coding sequence ATGTCAGACAATACTTCAAATCCTAAAAGTTTAGGTAACCGTGTAGGTTCGGTTCAATGTGAAAATACAACGCTACATTTATTAAAAGCAAATGATTTTGTCGCAAAAGCCATCCGCGATAGACTGAAAGACGTTTGTGTGATCAATGTATGTTCTTCTCCGGGTTCGGGTAAAACTACCTTGATGCAAGAAACGGGAAAACGTTTGGCCAAAGATCTGAATATTGCTGTTTTGGTGGGTGATCCGGAAACCGAACGTGATGCGGTTCGTATGCGTGAGGTAGGCATTAATGCATTGCAGATTGTCACTGGTGGAATGTGTCATATTGAGGCACAAATGATCTTACAAGCCCTGGATCATATCGATATCGAAGGAATAGACCTGTTGTTTATTGAGAACGTCGGGAATTTATTGTGTCCATCAGCGTTTGATTTGGGTGAAGATTACCGCGTGACCTTATTGGCGACCACAGAAGGGGACGATAAACCGAAAAAATACCCACGTATGTTTTTAACAAGCGAATTGATGTTGGTTTCCAAAGCTGATTTATTGCCATATGTACCTTTCTCGGTAGATGCGGTAACGAAAGATGCGCGCGAGGTGAACCCCAATTTGGAAGTTATTACAATCAGTACATTAAATGGTGACGGTCTTGATACCTGGTGTGATTGGTTGAAAGAAAGAGTTCAGGCGAAAAAAGATCAATATAAGGCGCTTGAAGTAAAATAA
- a CDS encoding ABC transporter substrate-binding protein: protein MKVNRIIPVLLLACLCLVSACQNRQAGAVSNQVKAVDSRGKEVVLAHTAQRVVVLFPSLVDEVYMLGAENSLVGIPEQVYQVEDTYKFLSKLDDRIAKKTLATPTFAGQANNVESIVSLNPDLVLTFNTDQDNISQLEDLGIPVFTFSSQDEKSIFNELTGMGALLGKKARAEEIVQFVSAEIKKMTAPKDQIQKKVYYAWSKGRVLSTSGRGSLIDMAIRLSGAANACPLEMEAPNVGAETIYKWNPDLIILWNSTLADVYNLKELAALPAVRNKQVFVMSPSFPFDPHTVKFMLFAKQIRHWCFSDYTKQQLDQDMAIAFEKLYGKAGLLQ, encoded by the coding sequence ATGAAAGTGAATCGTATTATACCTGTATTGCTTTTGGCATGTTTGTGTTTGGTGAGCGCCTGCCAAAATCGGCAAGCAGGTGCGGTCAGCAATCAAGTGAAAGCTGTCGACAGCCGTGGAAAAGAAGTGGTATTAGCGCATACGGCACAACGTGTGGTTGTATTATTTCCGTCCCTTGTTGATGAAGTCTACATGTTGGGTGCTGAAAATAGCCTTGTTGGTATTCCTGAACAGGTTTATCAGGTCGAAGATACCTATAAGTTTTTATCCAAATTGGATGATAGGATCGCAAAAAAAACACTGGCGACACCTACTTTCGCAGGCCAGGCAAATAATGTGGAAAGCATAGTGAGCTTAAACCCTGACCTTGTTTTGACATTCAATACCGATCAGGATAATATTTCCCAACTAGAAGATCTTGGAATTCCAGTGTTCACTTTTTCTTCGCAGGATGAAAAAAGTATTTTTAATGAACTGACAGGGATGGGAGCATTACTCGGAAAGAAAGCGCGAGCGGAAGAAATTGTTCAGTTTGTTTCGGCGGAGATCAAAAAAATGACTGCTCCCAAGGATCAAATACAGAAGAAGGTTTATTACGCTTGGTCTAAAGGTCGGGTACTTTCGACATCCGGTCGTGGTAGTTTGATTGATATGGCGATCCGCCTTTCGGGCGCAGCTAACGCCTGTCCGTTGGAAATGGAAGCCCCAAATGTCGGCGCAGAGACAATTTATAAATGGAATCCGGACCTCATTATTCTTTGGAATTCTACATTGGCAGACGTCTATAACTTAAAGGAACTCGCGGCCTTACCTGCAGTGCGAAATAAACAGGTATTTGTGATGTCACCGTCGTTTCCATTCGACCCACATACCGTCAAATTTATGCTTTTTGCCAAACAGATAAGGCATTGGTGTTTTTCGGATTATACGAAACAGCAACTTGACCAGGATATGGCTATCGCTTTTGAAAAACTTTACGGTAAAGCAGGATTACTTCAATGA
- a CDS encoding iron ABC transporter permease, whose translation MMHQLKKLLLLVVLPLLVLLFSLLVGSSQNIGFVELCQRIGSEVGGYLGHPTAVLKDNMDTILWQVRLPRILLTFMVGAALASSGGILQAIFRNPIVDPFTLGISSGSAFGAALAMLFPLLPVNISAFLFGVCAVGLTYFVSNAGFKTSIIGMVLAGMVISGVFTAMLTLLQYISDPYKLQAIVQWTMGNLHTASWSKVQHAFLPITIGLAILILFRWKLNLLALGDQEAIAVGVNPKILKLGFIAVATLITASAVAAVGVISLFGLIVPHISRMIFGPNNNIVVWANISIGGTFLLLIDDFSRAVMPFEIPIGVFTMIIGAPLFIYLMRRNEINWNS comes from the coding sequence ATGATGCATCAATTAAAAAAGCTGTTATTGCTCGTTGTTCTGCCATTGTTGGTTTTATTGTTTTCCCTATTGGTGGGCTCAAGCCAGAACATTGGTTTTGTTGAGCTCTGCCAACGCATTGGATCGGAAGTGGGGGGATATTTAGGTCACCCTACTGCGGTATTGAAGGATAATATGGATACGATATTGTGGCAGGTACGTTTACCACGGATTCTGCTGACCTTTATGGTCGGAGCTGCTCTAGCGTCTTCTGGCGGAATCTTGCAGGCCATTTTTAGGAATCCAATCGTTGATCCCTTTACATTGGGTATTTCTTCGGGATCTGCTTTTGGGGCTGCATTGGCTATGTTGTTTCCGCTATTGCCGGTCAATATATCCGCATTTTTGTTTGGTGTATGTGCTGTGGGGTTGACTTATTTTGTTTCAAATGCTGGTTTTAAAACCTCGATTATTGGGATGGTATTGGCAGGAATGGTTATTTCCGGAGTATTTACAGCCATGTTAACCTTGTTGCAATACATCAGTGATCCCTATAAATTACAAGCTATTGTACAATGGACAATGGGGAATCTGCATACGGCCTCCTGGTCGAAAGTACAGCATGCTTTTCTGCCGATAACAATAGGATTGGCTATCCTGATCCTGTTTCGTTGGAAGCTGAATCTTTTAGCCTTGGGCGATCAAGAAGCAATTGCTGTTGGCGTCAATCCGAAAATATTGAAGCTGGGATTTATTGCTGTAGCTACACTAATTACAGCATCAGCCGTTGCAGCTGTAGGGGTAATAAGTCTATTTGGATTAATTGTTCCACACATCAGCCGGATGATCTTTGGCCCCAATAACAATATTGTTGTGTGGGCAAATATCAGTATTGGTGGTACTTTTCTTCTACTGATCGATGATTTTTCTAGGGCGGTCATGCCATTTGAAATTCCGATCGGTGTATTTACAATGATTATTGGCGCTCCCTTGTTTATTTACCTGATGCGTCGTAATGAAATCAACTGGAATTCATGA
- a CDS encoding ABC transporter ATP-binding protein: MSNSIHINNLSFAYGKDIILNDVTMSFPKGKLSVILGRNGSGKSTLFNIIAGLEKKYDGSVLINETERRNWKVGRANSLKLGFLNQFHQTTFPFSVVDVILTGRASFSRFSPSKEDFEAVEQILDKFNLTHLKDKPYTSLSGGERQLVLLCRVLVQQPDLLLLDEPTNHLDLKYQIAVLQTAKELVKEGTTVLCVMHDPNMAFLFGDQFYLMKDNRLVDLHGLDREQVRNLLEQTYQLPLISLENQKKWMFVPMLSGAAAFEPIEGAEHGPATVTELNTP, from the coding sequence ATGAGTAATTCGATTCATATCAACAACCTTTCTTTTGCCTACGGTAAGGATATCATTTTAAATGATGTAACCATGTCATTCCCAAAAGGAAAGCTTTCTGTTATTCTCGGTCGGAATGGAAGTGGTAAATCTACGCTGTTCAATATTATTGCAGGGCTGGAAAAAAAATATGATGGATCGGTTCTTATTAATGAAACGGAGCGTCGCAATTGGAAGGTTGGTCGGGCTAATTCATTGAAATTGGGTTTTCTGAACCAGTTCCATCAGACCACATTTCCTTTTAGCGTTGTTGATGTTATTCTGACGGGACGGGCTTCATTTTCTCGTTTTTCACCAAGTAAAGAAGACTTCGAGGCAGTAGAACAGATCTTGGATAAATTTAACCTCACACACTTAAAGGACAAACCCTATACGTCGTTGTCTGGAGGGGAGCGACAATTGGTGTTACTATGTCGGGTATTGGTACAGCAACCTGATTTATTATTGCTTGATGAGCCTACGAATCATTTGGATCTGAAATATCAGATTGCGGTTCTGCAGACCGCCAAAGAGCTGGTCAAGGAGGGGACAACCGTGTTATGTGTAATGCACGACCCTAACATGGCGTTTCTTTTTGGTGATCAGTTTTATCTGATGAAAGACAATAGGCTCGTGGACCTCCATGGTCTGGATCGGGAACAAGTAAGAAATTTATTGGAACAGACCTATCAACTTCCTTTGATTAGTTTGGAAAATCAAAAGAAATGGATGTTTGTTCCGATGCTGAGTGGTGCTGCGGCATTTGAACCCATTGAGGGGGCAGAACATGGTCCAGCAACCGTCACTGAGCTGAATACACCCTGA
- a CDS encoding GNAT family N-acetyltransferase, with translation MNIFKDSGHILIENKRMSKGSLPAQPQLKNITISRVEEEDIDVVLPYVIEFRKQLFPMLDSNKLPKDLLAFSAVYLEAEAAEFLQAKDHRGNLIGVVGMSAYDYRFPHLDIDRRKTVEVARLFVDPSYRRSGLGTALFKSLVAVAKEKSIERLYLHTHPFLTGAYEFWGKQGFQLKDYCNESNFPTIHMELFVDRIA, from the coding sequence ATGAATATATTTAAAGACAGTGGTCATATATTGATTGAAAATAAACGGATGAGTAAGGGATCTCTTCCCGCTCAACCTCAGTTGAAAAATATAACCATATCTCGTGTTGAAGAGGAGGATATTGATGTCGTATTACCTTATGTCATTGAATTTCGGAAACAGTTGTTTCCGATGTTGGATTCCAATAAGCTTCCTAAGGATCTACTCGCATTTTCAGCAGTGTATCTTGAGGCTGAAGCTGCTGAATTCTTGCAGGCAAAAGATCATCGGGGTAATTTGATCGGCGTGGTTGGTATGTCGGCTTATGACTACCGTTTTCCGCATTTGGATATAGACAGAAGGAAAACGGTGGAAGTTGCCCGGCTTTTTGTGGATCCGAGTTACCGTAGGTCAGGTTTAGGAACAGCCTTGTTCAAAAGTTTGGTCGCTGTAGCTAAGGAGAAAAGTATAGAAAGGCTTTATTTACATACGCACCCATTCTTGACAGGAGCCTATGAGTTTTGGGGAAAACAAGGCTTTCAATTAAAGGACTATTGTAATGAATCGAATTTTCCAACGATACACATGGAATTATTCGTTGATCGTATTGCTTAA